The Gemmatimonadales bacterium genome includes the window GCCGTCTGCCCGGGCTCGGTCGACACCGCAATGATTCGCGGGCATCCCCTTCTCAAGTCCGACCCCAGCCGGATTCTCCAACCCGAGGACGTCGCCGCCACGATCGCCCACGCGCTGGCGCTCCCCGAGCGCGCGCTGGTGAGCGAGCTGGACATCCGGCCGACCAATCCATAGCTCCACTGCACGTGTCCATCACCGTCTCGAAGTGCATCTGCCGGGATATGCCGTTCGCGCGGCTGCTCCCGCTCGCGCGGCGCGCCGGGTGGGATCTCGAGGCGCTGATGCGGGAGACCGGCTGCGGCGCACAGTGCGGGCTCTGCCGCCCCTACCTGCGCCGCATGTTCGAGACCGGCGAAACCGCATTCCACGAACTACTGTGACCGCTTTACCTTGTATCTCCAGAATCGTTGCGCTGGCGCTCGGCGCCGGCCTGGCGGTGGCTGCCGCCGGCTGCAAGCCGGAGGATCCACGTCTTTCCCCCGGCGGCCTCTACGGCACCGAGCTGATCCCACCGCGGGTGAAGCCCGACTTCACTCTGACCGCTACCGACGGCATCCGATTTCCTTTTCGCGCCCGCACCGACGGCTATCTCACGCTGCTCTTTTTCGGCTACACCAACTGCCCCGACATCTGTCCGGTGCACATGGCCAATATCGCGGCCGTGATGAAGAAGCTCCCGGCGCGGGTGACCGAGCGCATGCGCGTCGTCTTCGTGACCACCGATCCCGCGCGCGACACGCCGGAGCACCTGCGCCGCTGGCTCGACGGGTTCGACCCCACGTTCATCGGGCTCACCGGCACCGACGACGATATCCGGCGCGCCGAGGATGCCGCGGGCGTGCCGCCGGCCGCGCGCGAGGTGCCGGGCGCCGACTCCGCGGATGCCGCGCCGGCGAGCACGGTCGCGGCCACCGGCACCGCCGGTACCGGTGACTCCGCCGAATACACCGTCGGGCATGCGGCGTACGTGATCGCTTACGCCCCTGACAATCGCGCGCACGCCATGTATCCCTTCGGCACCCGACAATCGGACTGGGCGCACGACCTGCCCAAGCTGGCCAACGTGACCGCATCCGCCTCATCGAGCGCCGCGTCTCCCGCCGGACCTCTGGTGGACGTGACCGGCGCGCGCGTGCTGGCCACCCCGGGCGCCGACGTCGCGGCCGGGTACTTCCGGGTACGGAACGCCGGCACCGTGCCGCTTACGCTCGTCTCGGTGTCGGCCGTCGGCGCGCGACAGGTCTCGTTGCACCAGGAGCGCCGCGCCGGCAACGTCATGCGCATGGTGCCCGCGGGGCCGTTCACGATCGAGCCGGGGAAATCGCTGGTGCTTTCACCGGGCGCGGCGCATCTCATGTTGAGTGGCCTCGCTCGGCCGCTCGCGCCGGGCGACACGGTGCAGCTCACGCTCACGTTCGAGGGGGCGGGCTCGCTCACCGTCGAGGCCCCGGTGCACCCATACGGAGAGGACGACTGACGCGATGAAGTGGTGGTGCTCGGCGAGTGCGACGCCATGGGAGTGGATCTGGCGACCCTACCCCGGCGTGTGGCTCCTCATCGCGGTCGTGCTCTGGCGCTACGTCCGGCTACGCCGGGCGGACGCGCGGGCCGGCGCGGCCGGCGGCGAACGCAATGCCGAGCCGGGCGCGGCCAACGGCTGGAACACTGTGGCGTTTGCGCTGGGTCTCGCGACGCTCTGGGCCGCGCTCGACTGGCCCCTGGGTCCGCTCGGCGCCGGATACCTGGTGAGCGTGCACACCGTGCAGTACCTGCTGCTCAACTTCGTCGCCGCGCCGCTGCTTCTACTCGGCGTGCCGCCCGCGTCGTGGCGCCGGCTTGCCCGGAGCGGCGCCATCGGCGCCGTGCTCCGATTCGCCGTGCGGCCTCTCGTGGCGCTCATCGGCTACGACGTCATCATCGTCGTCACCCACGTTCCGAGCCTGGTGGACGGGCTCATGGCTCAGCAATTGGGCAACATGGTGATCGACCTCGCCTGGCTCGCGTCGGGGCTTCTCCTCTGGTGGCCCGTCGTAGCACCCGACGACGTGAGCCGGCTCGCCCCGCTCCTCAAGATGGGCTACCTGTTCGCGACCACGATCATTCCGACCGCGCCGGCCGCGTTCCTCACCTTCTCGGACTATCCCGCGTACTCGATCTTCGAGCTGGCGCCAAGGGTCTATGGCATCGGCGCGCTGCAAGACCAGCAGACCGCGGGCATCCTGATGAAGCTCGCGGCCGACCCATTCATCTGGCTGGCGATGGGGATAGTGTTTTTCCGGTGGAGCGGCGAAGCGGAACGGGAGGAGGAGGCGCGCCGACTGGCCGTCAGCCGACCCGCTTCCACCCGGGTATGAACGGCGCCGGCAGCATCGCCGTCCGCCGCATCAGCTCGACGTAGGGTGCCACGAGATCGGCGACCTGCTGGGCGTGCGGCACATCCCCGCGGCCGATCGCGCCCCGTCCCCGCGCGGCGAGCACGAGGGCGCCGAGCACGCGCCCCGCCGCGCGCATGGGCACCATCACGACAGTTTCCGTGCTGCTCTCCGTCATGGCGTCCGCAAGGTCGCCCCTAAGTAGTTCTCCGAGTGGTGTTCCCGCAATCGGCACGAGCGGCAGGTCCGCGAGATGCCTCGTCTCCCCCGGCGGCACCATCACCACCCGATCTCCCTCGCTCAAGCGGATCGCGAACGCGAGTCCATCGCAGGGAAACATCGCCCGCACCTCCTCGGAGAGCCGCTGCGTCGCCTCCGCGAAGCGAGGTGTGGTCGCGAGCATGTCCGCGATGCGGGCGAGGTGCTCCGGCGCGCTTCGAAGCGCCCCGAGCTGCTTGCGCAGCGTGTAGAGCTGGGAGCTCAGCACGTACCCTTCGAGCCGAGGCGCCACCAGCCGCGCCACCTCGGAGAGAGCCAC containing:
- a CDS encoding cytochrome c oxidase assembly protein, which encodes MKWWCSASATPWEWIWRPYPGVWLLIAVVLWRYVRLRRADARAGAAGGERNAEPGAANGWNTVAFALGLATLWAALDWPLGPLGAGYLVSVHTVQYLLLNFVAAPLLLLGVPPASWRRLARSGAIGAVLRFAVRPLVALIGYDVIIVVTHVPSLVDGLMAQQLGNMVIDLAWLASGLLLWWPVVAPDDVSRLAPLLKMGYLFATTIIPTAPAAFLTFSDYPAYSIFELAPRVYGIGALQDQQTAGILMKLAADPFIWLAMGIVFFRWSGEAEREEEARRLAVSRPASTRV
- a CDS encoding copper chaperone PCu(A)C — translated: MAAAGCKPEDPRLSPGGLYGTELIPPRVKPDFTLTATDGIRFPFRARTDGYLTLLFFGYTNCPDICPVHMANIAAVMKKLPARVTERMRVVFVTTDPARDTPEHLRRWLDGFDPTFIGLTGTDDDIRRAEDAAGVPPAAREVPGADSADAAPASTVAATGTAGTGDSAEYTVGHAAYVIAYAPDNRAHAMYPFGTRQSDWAHDLPKLANVTASASSSAASPAGPLVDVTGARVLATPGADVAAGYFRVRNAGTVPLTLVSVSAVGARQVSLHQERRAGNVMRMVPAGPFTIEPGKSLVLSPGAAHLMLSGLARPLAPGDTVQLTLTFEGAGSLTVEAPVHPYGEDD